The proteins below are encoded in one region of Clostridium estertheticum:
- a CDS encoding energy-coupling factor ABC transporter ATP-binding protein — protein sequence MDREKVMELRDVSFEYLPSEMVLRDINLDIYSGEKVVILGANGSGKSSLLKILNGLIFPSKGEYNAFGQLVTEETLNDEQFAQAFRQRIGFIFQNSDAQLFSTNVWEEIAFGPLQMKLSFKEVEDRVNGVIRMLELESLKDRPPYRLSGGEKKKVAIASVLSINPKVLILDEPTNGLDPRSQRWLINLLVKLNNAGKTLITCTHNLDIVEEIADRVIVFNEDHKIVASGSPKDILSNKELLLSVNLIDEHYHRHVHAIDKSMQHDHYHSHE from the coding sequence TTGGATAGAGAAAAAGTAATGGAGCTTCGTGATGTTTCATTTGAATATTTGCCTAGTGAAATGGTGCTTCGCGATATAAATTTAGATATTTACAGTGGTGAAAAGGTAGTCATTTTAGGGGCTAATGGGTCAGGTAAATCTTCACTTTTAAAGATCCTTAATGGCTTGATATTCCCAAGTAAAGGTGAGTATAACGCTTTTGGTCAACTTGTTACGGAAGAAACATTAAATGATGAGCAGTTTGCGCAGGCTTTTCGCCAAAGAATTGGGTTTATATTTCAAAATTCCGATGCCCAATTGTTTTCTACAAATGTATGGGAAGAAATAGCTTTTGGACCACTACAGATGAAGCTTAGCTTTAAGGAAGTAGAGGATAGGGTTAATGGAGTTATTCGAATGCTTGAACTAGAATCATTGAAAGATAGGCCACCATATAGATTAAGTGGTGGTGAGAAAAAGAAGGTAGCTATTGCATCTGTATTATCAATAAATCCAAAAGTTTTGATATTGGATGAACCTACGAATGGCTTGGATCCACGAAGTCAAAGATGGCTAATTAATCTATTAGTAAAACTTAATAATGCAGGCAAAACTTTAATTACATGTACTCATAACTTGGACATTGTCGAAGAAATAGCTGATAGGGTAATAGTTTTTAATGAAGATCATAAGATAGTCGCTAGTGGTTCACCTAAGGATATATTATCAAATAAAGAATTATTACTTTCTGTAAATCTTATAGATGAGCATTATCACAGACATGTTCACGCAATTGATAAAAGCATGCAGCATGATCATTATCATAGTCATGAATAG
- the cbiM gene encoding cobalt transporter CbiM: MHIPDGYLSPQTCAVLGTLAIPIIGIAAIKLKKTLKDKQVPLLAIGAAFSFTIMMYNVPIPDGTTAHAVGASLLAIILGPWAAVVGVSIALIIQAFFFGDGGILTLGANIFNMAFVMPFVSYYVYKLISGNSEISSKRRFIGSIIAGYVAINIGALCTGIELGLQPLLFHKLDGTPLYAPYTLMQTLPAMMFAHLVIAGPVEGVVTGLVVKYLQKSNSAMLMIYPPKISLYGKSQVIGSLKKYWYVLITLIIFAPLGLLAKGTAFGEWSGDDLKAKLGFIPEGMAKLSVKWKFMLPDYSVPGFGDNFFKSSLGYIFCAIVALIIILAITGIISFLQKRKNATNNVN; the protein is encoded by the coding sequence ATGCATATACCTGATGGATATTTAAGTCCTCAAACATGCGCTGTACTTGGAACGCTAGCTATTCCAATAATAGGAATAGCCGCAATAAAGTTAAAGAAGACATTAAAGGATAAACAAGTTCCACTACTCGCAATTGGGGCAGCTTTTTCGTTTACTATTATGATGTACAATGTACCGATACCTGATGGTACCACTGCTCATGCCGTTGGGGCTTCGCTACTCGCAATAATTTTAGGCCCTTGGGCTGCCGTAGTTGGAGTGAGTATTGCACTCATAATCCAAGCATTTTTCTTTGGAGATGGTGGAATCCTTACACTAGGGGCTAATATTTTCAACATGGCATTTGTGATGCCTTTCGTAAGTTATTATGTATACAAGTTAATATCGGGTAATTCTGAAATTTCATCAAAACGCAGATTTATTGGTTCGATTATAGCAGGATATGTAGCAATTAATATTGGTGCCTTGTGTACTGGAATCGAACTTGGGCTTCAGCCATTATTATTTCATAAACTTGATGGCACTCCATTATATGCGCCATATACATTGATGCAAACATTGCCCGCTATGATGTTTGCACATCTTGTAATAGCAGGACCTGTTGAAGGAGTTGTAACAGGTCTAGTAGTAAAATATCTGCAAAAATCAAATTCTGCCATGCTTATGATCTATCCACCTAAAATATCTTTATATGGAAAATCACAGGTGATAGGTAGTTTGAAGAAGTATTGGTATGTTTTGATAACTTTAATTATTTTTGCGCCGCTTGGATTATTAGCTAAGGGGACTGCTTTTGGTGAATGGTCTGGTGATGATTTAAAAGCAAAGCTTGGATTTATACCAGAGGGAATGGCAAAACTTTCAGTTAAATGGAAGTTTATGTTGCCGGATTATTCTGTACCAGGGTTTGGTGATAATTTCTTTAAGTCATCTTTAGGGTACATATTTTGTGCGATTGTTGCTTTAATAATAATATTAGCTATAACTGGAATTATAAGTTTTCTTCAGAAAAGAAAAAATGCTACTAATAATGTTAATTAA
- a CDS encoding transglycosylase domain-containing protein has product MNDDKKIIEPAKIKKKLWKKVVKCLLIFFVIIFLSVSAASGYIYIKYNDKIKSTIAAGNNIAKNINETAFNTRKPTQVYDNKGVLLKEFKTNSYYYTKDADLNPYISQAVTSIEDERFYEHDGIDYKGIRRSIWVYIKSKGAVLQGGSTITQQLARNVFLTFDVTIWRKLEESVISLDLEKKYSKAQILEFYVNNINYGNGCYSIESAAQFYFQKSNRALDVSQIALLASIPNNPSYYNPIKHMDNALNRRDLVLDKMLSLGKISQVEFDTAKAEVIKLNVKPYVKTAPVDYSVEYAIHNATLKLMEQDGFVSKYSFSNDKDSETYFAKYKTEYADKEKTLLSGGYRIDTSIDTAKQEKLQSVVDNKLAKYSQTYKTSGLYKKQGASVTIDNNTGEVVAIVGGRSQYGNTFNRASLGVRQPGSSIKPLIAYTPAFERGYIPASEYVDAPIDEVNNDDSIFRGSVSLKYALDISINTIPVRLVKDNGVKKSLKYLQNMNFKYITPEEYPVVGIGGFTKGVTPVEMASGYSTLSRNGKFIEPSNVRKITNTVIDQVLFENKYNQTKVYDSGASYLMTDTLKSVLTESYSTGNGLSLSDYPYAAGKTGTTDESKDCWFIGYTPYYTTSVWVGDDTPAAQNMFGANEPGQIWKEYMEYLHQGLVQKDFTRPNTVIDKNGVLMDTLYIALNPNGSKLKSDDNYQSNNTTNNQKNTNKKSNLKTPTKTDGTGTKTGTGTGTDSGTKTGTGTGTGTGASTGTGTDTGTGTGTGTGTGTGTGTDTGTGTGTGTGTNTNNSNGTNVNTPKSNNTPKTNTNN; this is encoded by the coding sequence ATGAATGATGATAAAAAAATCATAGAACCAGCAAAAATTAAAAAGAAGCTTTGGAAAAAAGTTGTTAAATGTTTATTGATATTTTTTGTTATAATTTTCTTATCAGTTTCAGCAGCTTCAGGATATATTTATATTAAATATAATGATAAAATAAAATCAACAATTGCAGCTGGTAACAACATAGCCAAAAATATAAATGAAACTGCTTTTAATACCAGAAAGCCAACTCAAGTTTACGATAATAAAGGCGTGTTATTAAAAGAATTTAAGACTAACTCATATTATTACACAAAAGATGCTGACTTGAATCCATATATAAGCCAAGCCGTCACTTCAATTGAAGATGAGAGGTTTTATGAACATGATGGAATAGACTATAAGGGTATACGAAGATCCATTTGGGTATATATAAAATCCAAAGGAGCTGTGCTTCAAGGTGGTTCTACAATAACACAACAATTAGCAAGAAATGTATTTCTTACATTTGACGTAACTATATGGAGAAAATTAGAAGAATCTGTTATATCACTAGATTTAGAAAAAAAATATTCCAAAGCACAAATATTGGAATTTTATGTAAACAACATAAACTACGGTAATGGCTGTTATAGCATTGAAAGTGCTGCGCAATTTTACTTTCAAAAGAGTAACAGAGCCTTAGATGTTTCGCAAATAGCTCTACTTGCGTCGATTCCTAACAATCCATCTTACTATAACCCTATTAAGCACATGGATAATGCACTAAATAGAAGAGATTTAGTTTTAGATAAAATGTTAAGTTTAGGAAAAATATCACAAGTCGAATTTGATACCGCAAAAGCAGAAGTTATTAAACTAAATGTAAAGCCTTATGTAAAAACAGCACCTGTAGACTACAGTGTTGAATATGCCATTCATAATGCAACACTAAAATTAATGGAGCAAGATGGTTTTGTTTCAAAATATTCTTTTAGTAATGATAAAGATAGCGAAACTTATTTTGCTAAGTATAAAACTGAATATGCAGACAAGGAAAAAACTCTTCTTAGTGGTGGATATAGAATAGATACATCTATTGATACAGCAAAGCAAGAAAAATTACAAAGTGTAGTAGATAATAAGCTAGCGAAATATTCACAAACATATAAAACCTCTGGCTTATATAAAAAACAAGGTGCAAGTGTCACAATAGATAATAACACAGGAGAAGTTGTAGCTATAGTTGGAGGCAGAAGTCAATATGGCAACACCTTTAATAGAGCCTCTTTAGGGGTAAGACAGCCAGGTTCCTCTATAAAGCCATTAATAGCATATACCCCTGCATTTGAAAGAGGATACATTCCAGCAAGTGAATATGTGGATGCACCAATAGATGAAGTAAATAATGATGACTCTATATTCCGTGGCTCTGTATCTTTGAAATATGCACTTGATATCTCTATAAACACCATTCCAGTTAGATTAGTAAAAGACAATGGTGTAAAGAAATCGCTGAAATATTTGCAAAATATGAATTTCAAATATATAACCCCCGAGGAATACCCTGTAGTTGGAATCGGTGGTTTTACAAAGGGTGTCACCCCTGTTGAAATGGCTTCAGGTTATTCAACCCTTTCGAGAAACGGTAAATTTATAGAACCAAGTAACGTACGTAAAATAACTAATACAGTAATTGATCAAGTATTGTTTGAAAATAAATATAATCAAACTAAGGTGTATGATAGTGGTGCTTCGTACCTTATGACTGATACTTTAAAGAGTGTATTAACAGAAAGTTATTCAACAGGAAATGGTTTATCCCTTAGTGACTATCCTTATGCTGCAGGCAAAACAGGGACCACTGACGAATCAAAAGATTGTTGGTTCATAGGGTATACTCCCTACTATACAACTTCTGTATGGGTAGGAGATGATACCCCAGCTGCGCAGAATATGTTTGGCGCTAACGAACCTGGCCAAATATGGAAAGAGTATATGGAATATCTACATCAAGGTTTAGTTCAAAAAGACTTCACTCGACCTAATACGGTAATTGATAAAAACGGAGTATTAATGGATACGTTATATATCGCTCTAAACCCAAATGGTAGCAAATTAAAAAGCGACGATAACTATCAATCAAATAATACAACTAATAATCAGAAAAACACCAATAAAAAATCTAATTTAAAAACACCTACGAAAACTGATGGTACTGGTACCAAAACCGGAACTGGTACTGGTACTGATAGTGGTACCAAAACTGGAACTGGAACTGGAACTGGAACTGGAGCTAGTACCGGAACTGGTACTGATACTGGCACTGGCACTGGCACTGGAACCGGAACCGGAACTGGAACTGGTACTGATACTGGTACTGGCACTGGAACTGGTACCGGAACAAACACTAATAACAGCAATGGCACTAACGTAAATACACCTAAATCAAATAACACTCCTAAAACTAATACTAATAATTAG
- the rd gene encoding rubredoxin gives MDKYVCLICGYEYDPEVGDPDGGIAPGTKFADIPEDWVCPLCGVSKSDFEKVE, from the coding sequence ATGGATAAGTATGTTTGTTTGATATGTGGGTATGAATATGATCCAGAGGTAGGAGATCCAGACGGCGGAATAGCACCAGGTACTAAGTTTGCAGATATTCCAGAAGATTGGGTTTGTCCACTATGTGGAGTTTCAAAATCAGATTTTGAAAAAGTAGAATAA
- a CDS encoding YnfA family protein: MGIIKSAFYFIIAGIFEIGGGYFVWIWLREGKSIWYGICGAIALIVYGVIPTLQPPSANFGRVYATYGGIFIVLSILWGWKIDNIIPDKFDLIGGAIAVIGAVIIMYAPRG; the protein is encoded by the coding sequence ATGGGGATAATTAAATCAGCATTTTATTTTATAATAGCCGGAATATTTGAAATAGGCGGGGGTTACTTTGTATGGATATGGTTACGAGAGGGTAAAAGCATTTGGTACGGAATTTGTGGAGCTATAGCGCTTATTGTATATGGTGTAATTCCGACTTTGCAACCTCCAAGTGCTAATTTTGGTAGAGTCTATGCAACATATGGTGGTATATTCATTGTATTATCAATATTATGGGGCTGGAAGATAGATAATATAATTCCTGATAAATTTGATTTGATAGGTGGCGCTATAGCAGTAATTGGAGCTGTTATTATTATGTATGCTCCAAGAGGGTAG
- a CDS encoding methionine ABC transporter ATP-binding protein, protein MIKVSGVSKSFSKVKVLSNVSFTVDKGDIYGVIGHSGAGKSTLLRCFNGLETYDTGTINIMGKVVNELSRKELREFRKDVGIIFQSFNLINSKNVFDNIAFPLEVWGNDKSYIKERVDSLIDLVGLNDKVKTNVKQLSGGQKQRVGIARALALNPKILLCDEATSALDPKTTKSILQLLRDINNKFNITIVVVTHQMEVVKEICNKFILLEGGKIKSHGFTDELFIKPTKEMKILIGEEELLPSIGYNIKIFFTKEITQSCLITSLARELDIDFSIVWGRLEKFRDSVMGSLIINTNEENKEKILKYLDDRSIEWEIDAELEQDELNKEGV, encoded by the coding sequence ATGATTAAAGTTAGTGGTGTAAGTAAAAGTTTTTCAAAGGTAAAGGTATTAAGTAATGTTTCATTTACAGTAGATAAGGGTGACATTTATGGTGTTATTGGTCATAGTGGTGCTGGAAAGTCTACTTTGCTTAGATGTTTTAATGGGCTTGAGACATATGATACAGGAACTATTAACATAATGGGCAAAGTGGTTAATGAGCTAAGCCGCAAAGAGCTTCGTGAGTTTAGAAAAGATGTAGGAATTATATTTCAAAGTTTTAACCTTATTAATAGTAAAAATGTTTTTGACAATATAGCATTTCCACTTGAAGTATGGGGGAATGATAAAAGCTATATTAAGGAAAGAGTAGATAGCCTGATAGATTTAGTAGGTCTTAATGATAAAGTAAAAACAAACGTAAAGCAGTTAAGTGGAGGTCAAAAGCAAAGAGTTGGAATAGCAAGGGCATTAGCGCTGAATCCTAAAATATTACTTTGCGATGAGGCAACTTCTGCACTAGATCCTAAAACTACAAAATCTATATTACAGCTTTTAAGAGATATAAATAATAAATTTAATATAACAATCGTCGTAGTTACTCATCAGATGGAAGTGGTAAAAGAAATTTGTAATAAATTCATTCTTTTAGAAGGTGGTAAAATTAAAAGTCACGGATTTACGGATGAATTGTTTATTAAACCAACAAAAGAGATGAAAATACTTATTGGAGAGGAAGAATTACTGCCTAGTATTGGTTATAACATTAAAATATTTTTCACAAAAGAAATTACTCAAAGTTGTTTAATAACATCGCTAGCAAGAGAACTTGATATTGATTTTTCTATAGTATGGGGAAGGCTTGAAAAGTTTCGAGATAGTGTAATGGGTAGTCTTATTATAAATACGAATGAGGAAAATAAAGAAAAAATATTAAAGTATTTAGATGACAGATCTATAGAATGGGAAATTGATGCTGAATTAGAACAAGATGAATTAAATAAGGAGGGAGTATAA
- a CDS encoding methionine ABC transporter permease, with protein MTFQEVLIQILLPALLDTLYMVILSTIFTVILGFIAAVGLIITGPKGLRPNSLVYKSLDLVVNILRSFPFIILMISIFPLTKLIVGTTIGSTAAIVPLTLGAAPFAARIIESALLEVDYGIIEAAKSFGAKTHQIIFNVMLKEALPSIVLGITLTVINIIGYSAMAGAVGGGGLGDVAQKYGYYRFQTDIMIYTVIILIIIVQVIQALGNLLYRKMIK; from the coding sequence ATGACATTTCAAGAAGTTTTAATACAAATTTTACTGCCTGCGTTATTAGATACGTTATATATGGTGATATTATCCACGATTTTCACAGTTATTTTAGGGTTTATTGCAGCGGTTGGCTTAATTATAACTGGGCCTAAAGGGCTAAGACCAAATAGCCTAGTTTATAAAAGTTTAGATTTAGTAGTTAATATACTTCGTTCTTTCCCGTTTATAATACTTATGATATCTATATTCCCTTTAACAAAGTTAATTGTTGGAACTACCATAGGTTCAACTGCAGCTATAGTTCCACTAACACTTGGAGCAGCTCCTTTTGCTGCAAGAATAATAGAATCTGCATTACTCGAGGTGGACTACGGGATTATTGAAGCAGCTAAATCTTTTGGTGCAAAAACTCATCAAATTATATTTAATGTTATGTTAAAAGAAGCACTGCCATCTATAGTTCTTGGAATTACATTAACTGTTATAAATATTATAGGATATTCAGCTATGGCTGGAGCAGTTGGTGGTGGAGGTCTTGGAGATGTAGCACAAAAATATGGATATTATAGATTTCAGACGGACATAATGATATACACGGTAATAATATTAATTATAATTGTGCAAGTCATACAAGCATTAGGAAATTTATTGTATAGGAAAATGATTAAATAA
- a CDS encoding MetQ/NlpA family ABC transporter substrate-binding protein, translating into MKKILSILLSVVVIFTLGGCGTKKEAVTTDKKIIKVGASPIPHKEILEVVKPILAKEGYTLQIVEFTDYVTPNTALAEKQLDANFFQHVPYLTEFSKSKGLDLTWTVKVHIEPMALYSSKYKKLSDIKDGAKIAIPNDPTNGARALRVLEKAGLIKLKTGDLISKIDITENKKNLKITELEAPQLPRVLNDVDAAVINSNYAMTAKLKLTDALAVEAKDSPYANVLAVRKEDKDKPYIKALSKALTSPEVKKFILSKYKGAVIPAF; encoded by the coding sequence ATGAAAAAAATATTAAGCATATTATTATCAGTAGTTGTAATTTTTACATTAGGTGGTTGTGGTACAAAGAAAGAGGCAGTAACAACTGATAAAAAGATTATCAAGGTAGGTGCTTCACCAATTCCTCATAAAGAAATATTAGAAGTTGTAAAACCAATCCTTGCAAAAGAAGGATATACTCTTCAAATAGTTGAATTTACCGATTATGTAACACCAAACACAGCACTTGCTGAGAAACAACTTGATGCAAATTTCTTTCAACATGTACCTTATTTGACGGAATTTAGTAAATCAAAAGGGTTAGATCTGACTTGGACTGTAAAGGTCCATATTGAACCAATGGCTTTGTACTCATCTAAATATAAAAAACTTAGTGATATAAAAGATGGAGCAAAAATAGCTATTCCAAATGATCCTACAAATGGTGCAAGAGCACTTAGAGTACTTGAAAAAGCAGGTTTAATAAAATTAAAAACTGGAGACCTTATTTCTAAAATTGATATTACAGAAAATAAAAAGAATTTAAAAATAACTGAATTGGAAGCTCCACAACTCCCAAGAGTTCTAAACGATGTGGATGCAGCAGTTATAAATTCTAATTATGCAATGACTGCTAAATTAAAATTAACAGACGCTTTAGCCGTTGAAGCAAAAGATTCACCTTATGCAAATGTACTTGCTGTTAGAAAAGAAGATAAAGATAAGCCTTATATAAAGGCACTCTCAAAAGCATTAACTTCACCAGAAGTTAAGAAATTTATTTTAAGTAAATATAAGGGCGCTGTAATTCCAGCATTTTAA
- a CDS encoding MalY/PatB family protein codes for MEIKQFCARYSMDRVGTNSLKWDALDKRYGDKNLIPMWVADMEFKAPEVVVNAMKQRIEHGIFGYSYVPDSYYNSFINWERNQHNYEVDKKWIRFSTGVVVSLYWFVNAFTKFGDSVIILTPVYYPFHDAVKDTGRKLVTSELINVNGVYTIDFEDFERNIIENDVKLFIQCSPHNPVGRVWTEKELDKILSICKRYNVLVVSDEIHQDIIIGENVQIPAAIVSGAKYADNIITVTAPSKTFNLAGLLNCNIIISNEKVMERYDAYSKTINKTEVNIMGLTAAEAAYNYGEEWLKSLLEVIKHNYNHVKERLGDKAPKIIITPLEGTYLIWVDLRGYIEPNETKTFIQEKCRLAVDYGEWFGENCKGFIRLNMATNPKYVEKAVDNIINNINYL; via the coding sequence ATGGAAATCAAGCAATTTTGTGCGCGGTATTCAATGGATAGAGTGGGGACTAATTCCTTAAAGTGGGATGCTTTAGATAAGCGTTATGGTGATAAGAATTTAATTCCTATGTGGGTAGCAGATATGGAATTTAAGGCACCAGAAGTAGTGGTAAATGCAATGAAGCAAAGAATTGAACATGGGATATTTGGATATTCTTATGTACCTGACTCCTACTATAACTCTTTCATTAATTGGGAAAGGAATCAACATAACTATGAAGTAGATAAAAAGTGGATACGGTTTTCAACTGGTGTTGTTGTATCTTTATATTGGTTTGTTAATGCATTTACAAAGTTTGGTGACTCAGTAATTATTCTTACTCCGGTGTATTACCCGTTCCACGATGCAGTAAAAGATACTGGAAGAAAATTAGTTACATCTGAATTAATAAATGTAAATGGAGTATATACCATTGATTTTGAAGATTTTGAGAGAAATATTATAGAAAATGATGTTAAATTGTTTATCCAGTGTTCTCCACATAATCCGGTTGGTAGGGTTTGGACAGAAAAAGAATTGGATAAAATTTTATCTATATGTAAAAGATATAATGTACTTGTTGTCTCGGATGAAATACATCAAGATATTATAATTGGAGAAAATGTTCAAATACCTGCAGCTATAGTAAGTGGTGCAAAGTATGCAGATAATATAATAACAGTTACAGCACCATCAAAAACTTTTAACTTAGCCGGATTATTAAATTGTAATATAATTATATCTAATGAGAAGGTAATGGAAAGATATGATGCGTATTCGAAAACTATTAATAAAACAGAAGTTAATATTATGGGATTAACTGCAGCGGAGGCTGCTTATAATTATGGGGAAGAGTGGTTAAAATCTCTGCTAGAGGTAATAAAGCATAACTACAACCATGTTAAAGAAAGACTGGGTGATAAGGCACCAAAAATAATTATTACGCCGTTAGAAGGAACTTATCTTATTTGGGTAGATTTAAGGGGATATATAGAGCCTAATGAAACAAAAACATTTATACAGGAAAAATGTAGACTTGCTGTTGATTATGGTGAATGGTTTGGCGAAAATTGCAAGGGATTTATTAGATTAAATATGGCTACTAATCCTAAGTATGTTGAAAAAGCTGTGGACAATATCATAAATAATATTAATTATTTGTAA